A genomic segment from Nicotiana tabacum cultivar K326 chromosome 9, ASM71507v2, whole genome shotgun sequence encodes:
- the LOC142164070 gene encoding secreted RxLR effector protein 161-like, translated as MQNSSPVETPISKGHTLGSQMCPKTPEETEKMNRVPYKSTIGSLMYVMVYTRPDICQAVGLVSRYQTDPGLAHWHAVKRIMRYLKGIADYALCYQGGKDLRLVGYSYVGHGGGLDERESTSRYVFLLSSKKQSCVSLFTMEAEYVALASATQEAVWLKKFLEHLLDIAENIESVLVYCDSEAAISSTKDPKFHCKTKHIDIKYNYARDMVRRKVVNVKYVSTKDMLVDPLTKPLSRDAFVRHTKSQGLNRL; from the coding sequence atgcaaaatagtaGCCCAGTTGAAACTCCTATCAGTAAAGGACATACCTTGGGAAGTCAGATGTGTCCTAAGACTCCTGAAGAGACAGAAAAAATGAACCGAGTTCCGTATAAGAGCACAATCGGAAGTCTAATGTATGTTATGGTATACACTAGACCTGATATCTGTCAAGCAGTTGGCTTGGTAAGTAGATATCAAACCGACCCAGGTTTAGCACATTGGCATGCAGTAAAGAGGATCATGAGATATCTGAAGGGAATTGCCGATTATGCCCTTTGTTACCAAGGCGGCAAGGACCTGCGATTAGTTGGATACAGTTATGTTGGCCATGGAGGAGGTCTAGATGAAAGGGAGTCTACCTCAAGATATGTTTTCTTACTCAGTAGTAAAAAACAATCATGTGTATCACTATTTACGATGGAAGCCGAATACGTAGCTCTCGCATCAGCAACACAAGAAGCTGTTTGGTTGAAAAAGTTCTTGGAACACTTGTTGGATATCGCTGAAAATATTGAATCGGTATTAGTCTACTGTGACAGTGAGGCTGCAATATCCTCCACCAAGGACCCTAAGTTTCATTGTAAAACCAAACATATAGATATCAAGTATAACTATGCGAGAGACATGGTTAGACGCAAGGTAGTGAATGTGAAGTATGTGTCTACAAAGGATATGTTAGTTGATCCATTGACCAAGCCTTTGTCTAGAGATGCATTTGTGAGGCACACCAAGTCTCAAGGCTTGAATAGACTCTGA